In a single window of the Terriglobus roseus genome:
- the tilS gene encoding tRNA lysidine(34) synthetase TilS, translating to MALKETLPVNRALLRTGDRVAVGVSGGADSTALLLTLHEQAAAFGIGISAAHLHHGIRGAEADGDLAFLRELCARLDIPLHVEHAEVTAGNPASADAASRARQGERESLEEAARNTRLAFFDRLMAAGTATAVATAHTEDDQAETVMMKLLRGAWTEGLGGISPVVDRASGRIIRPLLNATRAHVVSFLQDKDQTWREDSSNSSDKHTRNRVRAQLMPLLREFNPSIGATLSATAQLAREEHARWQPEIARLLTQLALPGKPVRGGGRSVGTQPGEESVAFELERLRSLDLPTRRRLLRGAAERMGVRLGSAETLRLLQFAGLAPADAAPAPTVPSKPNSRLDFAGGMRVERSLRELRLSRTA from the coding sequence ATGGCTTTGAAGGAAACTTTGCCGGTGAATCGCGCGCTCCTGCGCACGGGCGACCGCGTTGCGGTCGGGGTGTCCGGCGGCGCGGACTCTACGGCGTTGCTATTGACCCTGCACGAGCAGGCTGCGGCGTTCGGCATCGGCATCTCCGCAGCGCACCTGCACCACGGTATCCGTGGCGCTGAGGCGGACGGCGACCTCGCTTTTCTGCGAGAACTCTGCGCCCGGCTCGACATACCGCTGCACGTGGAGCACGCAGAGGTTACGGCCGGCAACCCCGCCAGTGCGGACGCGGCATCCCGCGCACGGCAGGGGGAACGCGAATCGCTGGAGGAGGCCGCACGCAACACCCGGCTGGCCTTCTTTGATCGCCTGATGGCTGCAGGTACGGCGACGGCAGTCGCAACCGCCCACACGGAGGACGACCAGGCCGAAACAGTCATGATGAAGCTGCTGCGAGGCGCCTGGACCGAGGGCCTGGGCGGCATCTCGCCCGTGGTGGACCGCGCGTCGGGGCGCATCATCCGGCCGCTGCTGAACGCTACACGGGCGCATGTTGTTTCGTTCCTGCAGGATAAGGACCAGACGTGGCGTGAGGACAGCAGCAACAGCTCCGACAAACACACACGCAACCGGGTCCGCGCCCAGTTGATGCCACTCCTGCGCGAGTTCAATCCGTCGATCGGCGCAACGCTGAGCGCAACGGCTCAACTCGCCCGCGAGGAGCACGCCCGCTGGCAGCCCGAGATCGCCCGGCTGCTGACCCAGCTCGCCCTGCCCGGCAAGCCGGTACGCGGTGGCGGTCGATCTGTCGGGACGCAGCCCGGCGAGGAGTCCGTCGCCTTCGAGCTGGAACGGCTGCGTTCGCTCGATCTTCCCACGCGCCGCCGCCTGCTGCGCGGGGCGGCCGAGAGGATGGGCGTCCGGCTAGGCTCAGCCGAGACCCTCAGGCTGCTCCAGTTCGCGGGTTTGGCTCCTGCGGATGCCGCGCCGGCCCCGACCGTTCCCTCAAAACCTAATAGCAGGCTCGATTTCGCTGGCGGTATGCGTGTGGAACGATCCTTGCGGGAGCTGCGACTGTCCCGCACTGCGTAG
- a CDS encoding GNAT family N-acetyltransferase: protein MVTIRHSTMEDVALIAAQRHSMFLDNEFATADELDTMNVAFEPWLRERLVDGRYLGLFAEENGTVLAGAGILFNDFPPHYLHVDAGRPYLLNFYTSPEARGRGLAKELLKACVEECRVRGCKVVTLHASPFGRPIYEKFGFEQTNEMMLKL, encoded by the coding sequence ATGGTCACCATTCGCCACTCAACGATGGAGGATGTTGCGTTGATCGCAGCGCAGCGCCACAGCATGTTCCTGGATAACGAGTTCGCCACGGCGGACGAACTGGACACAATGAACGTGGCCTTCGAGCCATGGCTGCGCGAGCGCCTGGTCGATGGCCGGTATCTCGGCCTGTTTGCCGAGGAGAACGGAACCGTGCTGGCGGGCGCTGGCATCCTGTTTAACGACTTTCCGCCTCACTACCTGCACGTCGACGCGGGTCGGCCCTACTTGCTGAACTTCTACACGTCGCCCGAGGCTCGCGGCCGTGGCCTGGCAAAAGAACTGTTGAAGGCCTGCGTGGAAGAGTGCCGTGTCCGTGGATGCAAAGTGGTCACGCTGCACGCATCGCCGTTCGGACGTCCCATCTATGAGAAATTCGGATTTGAGCAGACGAACGAAATGATGCTGAAGCTGTAG